In one window of Scytonema millei VB511283 DNA:
- a CDS encoding vWA domain-containing protein, whose protein sequence is MKIKIVCASLLLVLTPLSLAISGCDAEGNNYANNSDVTSTTQTTEIKTNLTQSDRSTELDPYAAEAYYQQLLAQYGENYQECLEPVSVNLDSVTNSNASEVDPTEKITKMKQQNKIFVLDASDSMRVFTGSGTTKFDIAKAAIARFVSTFPSTTQVGVNIFGDRSADATPDPTTVCAASETMYSLVQLSSLILAPANEPTLEAEFKPIYKPITASLSRFNDILSDRNGASNQNIIYLITDGTDNCNGDAVATARELHDSPAKITVNVIGLDEDETTQQQLQAIAEAGGGDYFLARDANEFNTAFERTQEKIEAEKYTTIQLTENRPQASTNSNPSINQITACTTVKMNRELGQIISQVNRLSALQGTNLKYNNHVLARLKERQERITAWRDRLLTNTGNPQIDLNLFRQELAQATQ, encoded by the coding sequence ATGAAAATAAAAATAGTTTGCGCTTCACTACTTTTGGTATTAACTCCTTTATCGCTTGCTATCAGCGGCTGCGATGCTGAAGGAAACAATTATGCAAATAATTCTGATGTAACTTCTACTACTCAAACTACAGAAATCAAGACAAACTTAACACAATCAGATCGATCTACCGAACTCGATCCGTATGCAGCAGAAGCCTACTATCAGCAGCTATTGGCACAATATGGGGAAAATTATCAAGAGTGTTTAGAGCCTGTATCAGTTAATCTCGATTCGGTTACGAACTCAAATGCTTCTGAGGTAGATCCCACAGAAAAAATCACTAAAATGAAGCAGCAAAATAAAATTTTTGTGTTAGACGCTTCGGATTCTATGCGAGTGTTTACAGGTAGTGGTACTACGAAGTTCGACATTGCTAAAGCTGCGATCGCTCGTTTTGTCAGTACATTTCCTTCTACAACTCAAGTTGGAGTTAATATATTTGGCGATCGTAGCGCCGATGCAACACCAGATCCGACTACTGTATGTGCTGCTAGCGAAACTATGTATTCTCTAGTACAGTTGAGCAGCTTAATTTTAGCACCAGCCAACGAACCCACCTTAGAGGCTGAATTTAAACCAATTTATAAACCAATAACGGCAAGCCTATCAAGATTCAACGATATTCTAAGCGATCGCAATGGGGCTAGCAATCAAAATATTATTTATTTAATTACTGATGGGACAGACAATTGTAATGGTGATGCTGTAGCCACAGCCAGAGAATTGCACGATTCTCCGGCAAAAATTACGGTAAATGTAATTGGCTTAGATGAAGATGAAACCACGCAGCAGCAGTTGCAAGCCATAGCTGAAGCTGGCGGAGGCGATTACTTTCTAGCGCGCGATGCTAATGAATTCAACACTGCTTTTGAACGGACACAAGAGAAAATCGAGGCAGAAAAATATACAACAATTCAACTAACAGAAAATCGACCACAAGCGTCCACAAATTCTAATCCTAGCATCAATCAGATTACGGCTTGTACTACAGTTAAAATGAATCGAGAGCTAGGTCAAATTATTAGTCAGGTGAATCGTTTATCTGCACTCCAAGGAACAAATCTTAAGTATAATAATCATGTTCTAGCCCGGTTAAAAGAAAGGCAAGAGCGGATTACCGCATGGCGCGATCGCTTGTTAACTAATACTGGCAATCCTCAAATAGATTTAAATTTATTTCGGCAGGAATTGGCACAGGCAACGCAATAA
- a CDS encoding uracil-DNA glycosylase — protein sequence MSSEDQLSLFASSDVVEPVAPPQLDLIPTDAKIPIPIGTYPSLVELAQHCNQCQRCELGETRHHAVVGRGHPQAPIMIIGEAPGQNEDETGLPFVGKAGQLLDKILDSVKLDTDKDIYICNINKCRPPGNRTPTTDEVEACKPYLLEQIRLIDPKIILLTGATALKGLLGEKRAISKIRGTWLEWQGRLCMPIFHPAYLLRNQSREKGSPKWLMWQDIQEVRKKLDEMRQ from the coding sequence ATGTCTAGCGAAGACCAACTCAGCTTATTTGCAAGTTCAGATGTCGTCGAACCAGTCGCACCGCCGCAACTGGATCTGATTCCTACAGATGCGAAAATTCCCATTCCCATAGGGACTTACCCCAGCCTAGTTGAATTGGCACAGCACTGCAATCAGTGCCAGCGCTGCGAACTGGGAGAAACGCGCCATCATGCGGTAGTTGGGCGAGGTCATCCCCAAGCCCCGATTATGATTATTGGCGAGGCACCAGGGCAAAACGAAGATGAGACAGGGTTGCCCTTTGTGGGGAAAGCCGGACAACTTCTAGATAAAATTTTAGATTCTGTAAAATTAGATACAGACAAAGACATATATATCTGCAATATCAATAAATGCCGACCACCAGGAAATCGTACCCCCACGACTGATGAAGTAGAGGCTTGCAAGCCTTATTTATTAGAACAAATTCGCCTAATCGATCCAAAAATTATTCTTTTAACTGGCGCAACAGCACTCAAAGGTTTGCTAGGCGAAAAAAGAGCGATATCTAAAATTCGTGGTACGTGGTTGGAGTGGCAAGGACGCTTGTGTATGCCCATCTTCCACCCTGCTTATTTGTTACGCAACCAATCTCGCGAAAAAGGTAGTCCTAAGTGGTTGATGTGGCAGGATATTCAAGAAGTGAGAAAAAAACTGGATGAGATGCGCCAGTAG
- a CDS encoding transglycosylase domain-containing protein: protein MSSSIAREKLRYSSPGWKFIKEVSQVTGGTLLAVIMLTSAIVAGGLVGLAISFRNLPDVRVLRNYIPSETSYFYDINGKVLASIHGEANREVIPLNKISPELKRAVLAIEDSHFYSHNGINISSVGRASIVNWQRGAVAEGGSTLTMQLVKNIFLTQQRRFSRKVAEAVLAIRLEQILSKDQILEMYLNQVYWGHNTYGVETAAQSYFGKSAADLNLAEAAMMAGIIQAPQNYSPFVSMKTAKQRQETVLNRMRSLGWITAEEDEKARETKITLGKVRSFQRSSMPFVTNTAAQELEREYGLEAVQKGGLRVQTTVDSRMQQLAEETVAKWHKTIRSQGVRADQMALVSVDPRTQFIKALVGGVDYQKSEFNRATQARRQPGSSFKPFVYYTAFASGKFTPNSVINDTPVSYRIPGGIWTPKNYDDSFNGPMPVRRSLEVSRNIPAVKLGSAVGLNKVVETCRILGINSPMEPVPSLPLGAIGVTPLEMASAYATIANYGWQSKPTIIARVTDSSGNVILDNSPKPQLVLEPWAAATLTDVMKGVITSGTGTAAQIGRPAAGKTGTTSSERDIWFVGFVPQLATAVWVGNDNYRPVGKGATGGVFVAPIWRSFMSQALKNTPVENFRPPSQFDRPK, encoded by the coding sequence GTGTCTTCTAGCATTGCCCGAGAAAAACTGAGATATTCATCACCTGGCTGGAAATTTATTAAAGAAGTCAGTCAGGTGACAGGCGGAACCCTTCTAGCAGTCATTATGTTGACTAGTGCCATTGTAGCTGGAGGACTAGTCGGCTTAGCAATTAGCTTCCGCAACCTACCCGATGTCAGAGTCCTGCGTAACTATATTCCTTCCGAAACATCTTATTTTTATGACATAAACGGTAAAGTTCTTGCCAGCATTCACGGCGAAGCCAATCGCGAAGTCATACCTTTAAATAAAATCTCTCCAGAATTAAAACGAGCAGTTCTGGCGATCGAAGACAGTCATTTTTATTCCCACAACGGCATAAATATTAGTAGCGTCGGGCGTGCCTCAATTGTCAACTGGCAACGCGGGGCAGTTGCAGAAGGCGGCTCGACACTGACGATGCAGCTGGTTAAAAATATTTTTCTGACGCAGCAGCGCCGATTTAGCCGCAAAGTTGCCGAAGCAGTCTTAGCCATTCGTTTAGAACAAATTCTCAGCAAAGACCAAATTTTAGAAATGTACCTCAATCAAGTGTATTGGGGACACAACACCTATGGTGTAGAAACAGCAGCTCAAAGCTATTTCGGCAAGTCAGCCGCAGATTTAAATTTGGCGGAAGCGGCGATGATGGCAGGAATCATTCAAGCACCGCAAAACTACAGCCCATTTGTCAGCATGAAAACGGCGAAACAACGCCAAGAAACTGTTTTGAACCGAATGCGAAGTTTGGGCTGGATTACGGCAGAGGAAGACGAGAAAGCGAGAGAAACGAAAATTACCCTGGGGAAAGTTCGCTCGTTCCAACGTAGTAGTATGCCCTTCGTCACTAATACTGCGGCTCAAGAGTTAGAACGGGAATACGGGCTAGAAGCCGTGCAAAAAGGCGGGCTGCGGGTGCAAACTACCGTTGATTCCAGAATGCAACAGCTTGCTGAAGAAACCGTAGCAAAATGGCATAAAACTATTCGCTCTCAGGGAGTCCGCGCCGACCAGATGGCTTTGGTGTCAGTCGATCCGCGCACTCAATTTATTAAAGCATTGGTAGGTGGGGTAGATTATCAAAAAAGCGAATTTAACCGCGCGACTCAAGCCCGCCGCCAACCAGGATCTTCTTTTAAGCCGTTTGTCTATTACACGGCATTTGCTTCAGGAAAATTTACGCCCAATAGCGTTATCAACGATACTCCGGTTAGTTACCGCATCCCTGGGGGAATTTGGACTCCGAAAAATTACGATGACTCTTTCAACGGTCCCATGCCAGTGAGGCGATCGCTCGAAGTGTCGCGTAACATCCCCGCCGTGAAGCTAGGTAGTGCTGTGGGTTTGAATAAGGTGGTCGAGACGTGCCGCATCTTAGGCATCAACAGCCCGATGGAACCAGTTCCATCTTTACCATTAGGCGCGATCGGTGTCACGCCTCTGGAAATGGCAAGCGCCTACGCGACAATTGCTAATTACGGATGGCAGTCCAAACCAACGATTATTGCCCGCGTCACCGATAGTAGTGGTAACGTTATCCTCGATAACTCGCCCAAACCCCAACTCGTTTTAGAACCTTGGGCAGCCGCTACCTTAACAGATGTGATGAAAGGGGTCATTACTAGCGGTACGGGAACCGCCGCCCAAATCGGTCGCCCCGCCGCAGGTAAGACGGGAACCACATCTTCAGAACGGGATATTTGGTTTGTTGGTTTCGTGCCACAATTAGCAACAGCTGTTTGGGTCGGCAACGACAACTACCGTCCTGTCGGTAAGGGTGCAACAGGAGGCGTATTCGTCGCCCCGATCTGGCGATCGTTTATGTCTCAAGCCTTAAAAAATACGCCAGTTGAGAATTTCCGTCCTCCTTCGCAGTTCGATCGACCTAAATAA
- the tyrS gene encoding tyrosine--tRNA ligase, whose amino-acid sequence MSVTNLSSPRQEPSSQLATATPDPNWLRRGVSEIFPDQPDSSNPEESLEKLLKMTTRPLRVKFGIDPTGAEIHLGHSIPVRKLRAFQDAGHKAVLLIGDFTARIGDPTGRSEVRRQLSAAEVAENAKNYLDQVRPILDFAPDKLEVRYNSEWLSKLDLTKILELLSTMTVGQMLAKEGFAERYEKENPIYIHEFLYPLVQGYDSVALEADVELGGTDQKFNIAVGRDLQRHFGQKPQFGVLLPILIGTDGNQKMSKSLGNQVGLLEDPLLMYSKLEKTPDHLLKDYFELLTNLPLDGLPETPRDRQKLLALEVVSQYHGKEAAQNAQKAAMSLVQGNTADTSAVPEFSLAQIKFPAKLFYIVSASGLCPTSSEARRQVQGGAVKLDGDRLNQVDLIFNSPDELDGKVLQVGKNKFVKLVNGNG is encoded by the coding sequence GTGAGTGTAACGAATTTATCATCCCCAAGGCAAGAGCCAAGCTCTCAATTAGCCACCGCGACACCCGATCCAAATTGGCTACGGCGCGGTGTCAGCGAAATCTTTCCAGACCAGCCTGATTCTAGCAATCCTGAAGAAAGTCTGGAAAAATTGTTAAAAATGACAACTAGACCCTTGCGTGTCAAGTTCGGGATTGACCCCACTGGCGCTGAGATTCATTTAGGTCATAGTATTCCAGTCCGCAAGCTCAGAGCGTTTCAGGATGCCGGACATAAAGCAGTTTTGCTGATTGGCGATTTCACGGCTAGAATTGGCGATCCGACTGGCAGATCGGAAGTTCGCCGTCAATTGAGTGCAGCAGAAGTTGCCGAGAATGCTAAGAATTATTTAGATCAGGTACGTCCAATTTTAGATTTTGCTCCCGACAAGCTGGAAGTTCGTTACAACTCAGAATGGTTGTCAAAACTCGATTTGACCAAAATTCTAGAATTGTTGTCTACGATGACTGTCGGGCAAATGTTGGCAAAAGAAGGGTTTGCCGAACGTTACGAGAAAGAAAATCCCATTTACATCCACGAATTTCTCTACCCCCTAGTACAGGGATACGATTCTGTAGCGCTAGAAGCAGATGTAGAGTTGGGTGGAACAGACCAAAAATTTAACATTGCTGTAGGGCGAGATTTGCAAAGACATTTCGGACAAAAGCCACAGTTTGGCGTGCTGTTACCAATTTTGATTGGCACGGATGGCAACCAGAAAATGTCTAAGTCGCTGGGAAATCAAGTGGGACTGCTAGAAGACCCGCTATTGATGTATTCTAAGCTGGAAAAAACCCCAGACCATTTGCTAAAAGATTATTTCGAGCTATTGACAAATTTACCCTTAGATGGATTGCCGGAAACTCCCCGCGATCGCCAAAAACTGCTTGCTTTAGAGGTTGTCAGTCAATACCACGGCAAAGAAGCCGCTCAAAACGCTCAAAAAGCAGCAATGTCACTGGTACAAGGCAATACAGCCGATACTTCAGCCGTACCAGAATTTTCACTAGCTCAAATCAAATTTCCGGCGAAATTGTTTTACATTGTCAGCGCCAGTGGTTTGTGTCCGACTAGTTCTGAAGCCCGTAGGCAGGTTCAAGGCGGAGCCGTTAAACTAGATGGCGATCGCCTCAACCAAGTAGACCTAATCTTCAATTCTCCAGATGAATTGGATGGTAAAGTCTTACAGGTTGGCAAGAATAAATTTGTCAAATTGGTAAATGGTAATGGGTAA
- the mltA gene encoding murein transglycosylase A: protein MKQTVALFALVLAQSLSAEVTGNASTIHASAATVQLVPANIQQKSDRLGWDEQIWGQGKKGDRQALLKAIDNSLRYLRSPQAIAAYQQYPLREITRDRVWRSLVRFRQLVINSRSPKQLQAAVQQEFELYQFPAQNGKSEVLFTAYYEPIYPASRVKTAEYRYPLYRLPPDFAAWTEPHPTRAELEGENGLLGAKSRLHGRELVWLRDRLEAFLVHIQGSARLHLTDGSIMTVGYAGKTKFPYTSIGKELIKDGKLPADGLTLPAVLQYFRQHPAELNTYLPRYRTFVFFQPTNNAPPHGYLGVPVTAERSIATDKSLTPPGALALIHTQIPYFDRQGQLEQRTVSRYVLNQDTGSAIKGAGRVDYFMGTGDLAAKRAGVTVSNGQLYYLLLKKAVDG, encoded by the coding sequence ATGAAACAGACAGTAGCACTATTTGCCCTAGTCCTGGCTCAATCACTGTCGGCAGAAGTTACAGGTAATGCTTCTACAATTCATGCTAGTGCTGCCACAGTCCAGCTCGTACCTGCTAATATACAACAAAAATCAGATCGCTTGGGTTGGGACGAACAGATTTGGGGTCAAGGTAAAAAAGGCGATCGCCAAGCTTTACTCAAAGCGATCGATAACAGTTTGCGATATTTGAGATCGCCGCAAGCAATTGCAGCTTATCAACAGTATCCCCTACGCGAGATTACCCGCGATCGCGTCTGGCGTAGTTTAGTGCGATTTCGCCAGTTGGTGATTAACTCCCGTTCTCCAAAACAACTACAAGCCGCCGTCCAGCAAGAATTTGAACTGTATCAATTTCCGGCACAAAACGGTAAGAGTGAAGTACTATTTACTGCATACTACGAGCCGATCTATCCTGCCAGCCGCGTTAAAACGGCTGAATACCGCTATCCTCTTTATCGACTCCCACCTGACTTTGCTGCGTGGACTGAACCCCATCCTACCAGAGCTGAATTAGAAGGCGAGAACGGTTTATTGGGAGCGAAAAGTCGGCTGCACGGACGAGAACTGGTTTGGCTGCGCGATCGCCTAGAAGCCTTTCTGGTTCACATCCAAGGTTCGGCACGCCTGCACCTGACAGATGGTAGTATCATGACTGTTGGTTATGCTGGCAAGACTAAATTTCCTTATACCAGCATCGGCAAAGAACTGATTAAAGATGGCAAACTTCCCGCCGATGGGTTAACTCTACCTGCTGTACTACAATACTTTCGCCAACACCCGGCAGAATTAAATACGTATCTACCCCGCTACCGTACATTTGTCTTTTTTCAACCCACAAACAACGCTCCACCTCACGGATACCTGGGAGTACCAGTCACAGCCGAGCGATCGATCGCCACAGATAAGTCACTTACGCCGCCTGGTGCTTTAGCGCTGATTCATACCCAAATTCCTTATTTCGATCGGCAAGGACAGCTAGAACAGCGTACTGTTAGCCGCTACGTCCTCAATCAAGACACGGGTAGCGCCATCAAAGGAGCAGGTAGAGTCGATTACTTTATGGGAACTGGCGATCTAGCAGCAAAGCGTGCTGGAGTTACAGTCAGTAACGGACAACTTTATTATTTGTTGTTGAAGAAAGCAGTTGATGGTTGA
- a CDS encoding phospholipase D-like domain-containing protein → MRQKYLIRHKHLRTVKIALFVFLLVFGFVLFQIVKPKTHLEITQPLPQDSAIQVYFNQNQAASYQDPYRHFIRLGDNLEQKAIDAISQAQSSIDLAVMEFRLPLVAKALVAKQKAGVKVRIIIDSQYNKTLANYTSAEITRMKQHDRRAYEELKRYPIDALALLRSHGIEIKDDSDTAKGKTRGSGLMHHKFLVVDNKTTIISSGNFTTSDMHGDFQVPASRGNPNNMVVIPNNPQIAQTLTDEFNYMWQGLFKSHKPRRQPLTILVGTGHVTLNFSPAHRTESIGMTSNGTISYFVKTVKKSVHVAVFVFSDREISDSLATVRDTGIEDIKILIDPDFYRQSYSKAYDAMGLCPTRRKQGVNNIKPWYRPINTVGFPKAITGDRGVHSKMAILDGRQVITGSHNWSEAANYSNDETLVIIDHPTVAAHYEREFDRLYRTAILGKASMPQAKPCR, encoded by the coding sequence ATGAGACAGAAATACTTAATTCGCCACAAGCATTTACGAACAGTCAAAATAGCTTTATTTGTATTTTTACTAGTCTTTGGGTTTGTTTTATTTCAGATAGTCAAACCCAAAACACACTTAGAAATTACTCAACCGCTCCCTCAAGACTCTGCTATTCAAGTTTATTTTAATCAAAATCAAGCCGCTTCATATCAAGACCCTTATCGGCATTTTATACGTCTAGGGGACAATTTAGAACAAAAAGCGATCGATGCCATATCTCAGGCTCAATCGTCAATAGATTTAGCAGTGATGGAATTTCGACTCCCTCTGGTTGCAAAAGCACTCGTTGCTAAACAGAAAGCAGGTGTAAAAGTCAGAATAATAATTGATAGTCAATATAATAAAACTTTAGCAAATTATACTTCAGCGGAAATTACTCGCATGAAGCAACACGATCGCCGAGCTTACGAAGAACTAAAACGATATCCAATCGATGCCTTAGCTTTGTTGCGATCGCATGGCATTGAAATTAAAGACGACTCCGATACTGCCAAGGGTAAAACTAGAGGCAGCGGCTTAATGCATCACAAGTTTTTAGTTGTAGATAATAAAACCACAATTATATCAAGCGGTAACTTTACAACTTCCGATATGCATGGAGATTTTCAGGTTCCGGCAAGTCGAGGTAATCCAAATAATATGGTCGTCATTCCCAACAATCCTCAAATTGCTCAAACTTTAACAGATGAGTTTAATTATATGTGGCAAGGATTATTTAAATCTCATAAGCCCCGCAGACAGCCTTTAACAATTTTAGTTGGAACGGGTCACGTTACGCTAAACTTTTCACCCGCTCATCGCACTGAAAGTATTGGCATGACTAGCAACGGTACAATTTCTTACTTTGTTAAAACCGTGAAAAAAAGCGTACATGTTGCTGTTTTCGTGTTTTCAGATCGAGAAATTAGCGATAGTTTAGCAACAGTACGCGATACAGGAATAGAAGATATTAAAATCCTAATAGATCCAGATTTTTATCGACAATCTTACTCTAAAGCTTACGATGCAATGGGATTATGTCCGACTCGTCGCAAACAGGGTGTTAATAATATCAAACCTTGGTATCGTCCAATTAATACAGTTGGTTTTCCTAAAGCAATAACAGGCGATCGCGGCGTACACAGTAAAATGGCAATATTAGATGGCAGACAAGTCATTACAGGTAGCCATAATTGGTCGGAAGCAGCAAATTACTCCAACGATGAAACCTTAGTTATTATCGATCATCCCACAGTTGCAGCCCACTACGAACGGGAATTCGATCGCCTTTACCGCACGGCAATATTAGGAAAAGCGAGTATGCCTCAAGCAAAACCATGCCGTTAA
- the pyrF gene encoding orotidine-5'-phosphate decarboxylase, producing MLSDKIIVPLDVPTEAEAIALLDRLPQVSFWKVGLELFVSCGSGILTTLKQRQKRIFLDLKFHDIPNTVAGACRAAAGYGVDLVTIHATAGKEALSLAQQAAQEGAKIAGVAPPKLIAITVLTSLSARQLAFELKIPLELPEYALEMALLAREAGLDGAVCSPQEVEQLRQTCGDDFLLVCPGVRPSWAAKGDQTRSLTPAQAIQAGADYLVIGRPITAAASPEEAWERICQEIAAE from the coding sequence ATGCTTTCAGACAAAATCATTGTCCCCCTAGACGTACCGACAGAAGCAGAGGCGATCGCGCTTCTGGATCGGTTGCCGCAGGTCAGCTTTTGGAAGGTAGGGTTGGAATTATTTGTGAGCTGTGGCAGTGGTATTCTCACTACGTTGAAACAGCGGCAAAAGCGAATATTTCTAGACCTCAAGTTTCACGATATACCGAATACGGTAGCTGGGGCATGTCGAGCAGCAGCAGGGTATGGAGTCGATTTAGTGACGATTCATGCGACTGCTGGTAAAGAGGCTTTGTCACTGGCTCAACAAGCAGCGCAGGAGGGAGCAAAGATAGCAGGTGTAGCACCACCAAAATTAATTGCGATTACTGTTTTAACGAGCCTTTCTGCCCGTCAGCTTGCCTTTGAGTTAAAAATTCCCCTAGAACTACCAGAATACGCCTTAGAGATGGCTTTATTGGCACGGGAAGCAGGGTTAGATGGGGCTGTTTGTTCGCCGCAAGAGGTGGAACAGTTGCGGCAGACTTGCGGCGATGATTTTCTCTTAGTTTGTCCTGGGGTGCGTCCGAGCTGGGCAGCAAAAGGCGATCAAACGCGATCGCTGACTCCTGCGCAGGCAATTCAAGCAGGGGCAGATTATCTCGTCATCGGTCGTCCAATTACTGCTGCTGCCAGTCCAGAGGAGGCGTGGGAACGGATTTGTCAGGAGATAGCGGCTGAATGA
- a CDS encoding 2OG-Fe dioxygenase family protein, which produces MQKVLNSKKLGYDLLFTLQKANFINLEELQRFFQDLPVDPYIKGNYRRRRLSRFSITDGKVVKLPHGRLFQSKEYNPVVGDIQREFHEIDDALVVHEDFTRLLFAFNDACKLYSDSREIGVHQIRTTCSATNFGNPAPEGIHRDGTDLIAIFSIGRNNVQGGETHLYRSKKESPVFNKTLNPGELLLLNDREFFHYTTPVKPLNDEIDGTRDVFVLTCPSLLS; this is translated from the coding sequence ATGCAAAAAGTACTAAATTCAAAAAAATTAGGCTACGACTTATTATTTACATTACAAAAGGCAAATTTTATTAACTTAGAAGAGTTGCAGCGCTTTTTCCAAGATTTGCCAGTAGATCCATACATTAAGGGTAACTATCGCCGCCGCCGTTTATCCCGTTTTAGCATAACAGACGGAAAAGTGGTGAAATTACCTCACGGTCGCTTATTTCAAAGCAAAGAATATAATCCTGTAGTAGGAGATATTCAAAGAGAGTTTCATGAAATTGATGATGCTCTGGTAGTGCATGAAGATTTTACAAGATTGCTGTTTGCTTTTAATGATGCTTGTAAATTGTATTCTGACTCTCGGGAAATTGGCGTGCATCAAATTAGAACGACTTGTTCTGCAACCAATTTTGGCAATCCAGCACCAGAGGGAATTCATCGAGACGGGACAGATCTGATTGCGATCTTTTCTATCGGTCGTAATAATGTCCAAGGGGGAGAGACACACTTATACAGATCTAAAAAGGAAAGCCCTGTGTTTAATAAAACTCTTAACCCTGGAGAACTTTTACTACTTAACGATCGCGAATTTTTCCATTACACGACTCCCGTTAAACCTCTAAATGATGAAATAGATGGAACGAGGGATGTGTTTGTATTAACTTGTCCGAGTCTGCTGTCATAG
- a CDS encoding pirin family protein yields the protein MITLRQSQERGHANHGWLDSYHTFSFANYYDPSHMGFRSLRVINEDRVQPGKGFGTHGHRDMEILTYVLEGALEHKDSIGNGEIVRPGEVQRMSAGTGIMHSEFNPSATEPVHLLQIWILPDRQGLEPSYEQKAFSVAQRQGKLRLIAAKDGRDGAVTIHQDVNLYSAILQPQDRVTYQLQPNRYAWLQVARGAVTLNGHSLNAGDGVATSAAELLEISSDRDAEILLFDLA from the coding sequence ATGATTACACTCAGACAAAGCCAAGAACGGGGACATGCGAATCATGGGTGGTTAGATAGCTATCACACCTTTTCATTTGCAAATTACTACGACCCCTCTCACATGGGGTTTCGATCGCTGCGCGTGATTAACGAAGATCGAGTCCAGCCAGGAAAAGGGTTTGGGACTCACGGACATCGGGACATGGAAATTCTCACCTACGTTCTTGAAGGCGCACTCGAACATAAAGATAGTATTGGGAATGGGGAGATCGTCCGACCCGGAGAAGTACAAAGGATGAGTGCTGGAACGGGAATTATGCACAGCGAATTCAATCCTTCTGCTACCGAACCAGTTCACCTCTTGCAAATTTGGATTCTGCCCGATCGCCAAGGCTTAGAGCCGAGTTACGAACAAAAAGCATTTTCAGTTGCCCAAAGACAGGGAAAATTACGCTTAATTGCCGCTAAAGATGGACGCGATGGTGCTGTGACAATTCATCAAGACGTGAATTTGTATTCAGCCATATTGCAACCGCAAGATCGGGTCACTTATCAATTGCAACCAAATCGTTATGCATGGTTGCAAGTAGCGCGGGGTGCAGTGACGCTCAACGGTCATAGCTTGAACGCGGGAGATGGAGTAGCAACCAGCGCCGCTGAATTGTTGGAAATTAGCAGCGATCGCGATGCGGAAATCTTACTTTTCGATCTGGCGTAA